A genomic segment from Castor canadensis chromosome 1, mCasCan1.hap1v2, whole genome shotgun sequence encodes:
- the LOC109699184 gene encoding LOW QUALITY PROTEIN: olfactory receptor 51D1-like (The sequence of the model RefSeq protein was modified relative to this genomic sequence to represent the inferred CDS: inserted 2 bases in 1 codon), translated as MQKLQLLVPSNGTLVHPAYFLLVGIPGLGPNVHFWLAFPLCFMYALATLGNMTIILIIRVERRLHEPMYLFLAMLSTIDIVLSSVTMPKMASLFLTGIQEIEFNICLAQMFLIHALSAMESVVLLAMAFDRFVAICHPLHHXLTEITVAKIGLAALTRGFVFFFPLPFILKRLSYCQKHTVTHSCLHQDIMKLSCTDTTVNVVYGLFIILSVMGVDSLFTGFSYILILQAVLELSSRGAALKAFNTCISHLCAVLVFYVPLIGLSVVHRLGGPTSLLHVVMANIYLLLLPVVNPIVHGAKTKEIHSRIVHIFSHDGRRERCPT; from the exons ATGCAGAAGTTACAGCTCTTGGTTCCTTCAAATGGAACTTTGGTCCATCCAGCCTATTTCCTACTGGTGGGCATCCCTGGTCTTGGGCCTAACGTGCACTTTTGGCTGGCTTTCCCATTGTGTTTTATGTATGCCTTGGCCACTCTGGGAAACATGACCATCATCCTCATCATTCGCGTTGAGAGGCGTCTGCATGAGCCCATGTACCTCTTCCTGGCCATGCTTTCCACCATTGACATTGTCCTGTCCTCTGTCACCATGCCCAAGATGGCCAGTCTTTTCCTGACTGGTATCCAGGAGATTGAATTTAACATTTGCCTGGCTCAGATGTTCCTGATTCATGCTCTGTCAGCCATGGAGTCAGTTGTTCTGCTAGCCATGGCTTTTGATCGCTTTGTGGCCATCTGCCACCCATTACACCA GCTCACAGAGATTACTGTGGCCAAGATTGGACTAGCTGCTCTGACCAGGGGATTTGTATTCTTCTTTCCACTGCCTTTCATCCTGAAGCGGTTGTCATACTGCCAAAAGCATACTGTCACACACTCCTGTTTGCACCAAGATATTATGAAGCTGTCCTGTACTGACACCACAGTCAATGTAGTTTATGGACTCTTCATCATCCTCTCAGTCATGGGTGTAGACTCCCTCTTCACTGGCTTCTCCTACATCCTTATCCTGCAGGCTGTGTTGGAGCTGTCCTCTCGAGGGGCAGCACTCAAGGCTTTCAACACTTGCATCTCCCATCTCTGTGCTGTCCTGGTCTTCTATGTGCCCCTCATTGGACTCTCAGTGGTGCACAGGCTGGGTGGACCAACTTCCCTGCTCCACGTGGTTATGGCTAATATCTATCTACTGCTACTACCTGTGGTCAATCCTATTGTCCATGGAGCTAAGACCAAGGAGATCCATTCAAGGATTGTCCATATATTCTCACATGATGGCAGGCGAGAAAGATGCCCAACCTAG